A window of the Desulfobacula toluolica Tol2 genome harbors these coding sequences:
- the trpS gene encoding tryptophan--tRNA ligase translates to MKNADFLTGITPSGTPHLGNYVGAIRPAVETSKNKDLESYYFLADYHSLIKNYDPKLRKQSALEIAAAWIALGLDYNHCVFYRQSDIPEIPELTWILTSLTAKGLMNRAHAYKAAVAENEEQGNKDPDKGITMGLFSYPVLMAADILMFNAKKVPVGKDQVQHLEMTRDIAARFNHVYKKLFILPEVVVDETSSVLSGLDGRKMSKSYNNYIPLFDTQKRLRKMIMKIQTNSLGPDEPKDPDTCTLFSIYKAFASESETLEMSERYRRGIAWGTMKQDLFEYIDNILTEPRKHYEELIKNPSDIDAILKKGAMKAREFSVPFLEKIRTAIGIESLG, encoded by the coding sequence ATGAAAAATGCAGATTTTTTAACCGGGATCACACCCAGCGGAACCCCACACCTCGGTAATTATGTCGGTGCCATACGGCCGGCTGTTGAAACCAGTAAAAACAAGGATCTTGAATCCTATTATTTTCTTGCTGATTACCATTCTTTGATAAAAAATTATGACCCGAAATTGAGAAAACAATCCGCACTTGAAATTGCAGCTGCATGGATCGCCCTGGGCCTGGATTATAACCATTGTGTTTTCTACCGGCAGTCAGATATTCCTGAAATACCTGAATTGACCTGGATTCTCACCAGCCTTACCGCCAAGGGATTAATGAACAGGGCCCATGCATATAAGGCTGCGGTTGCAGAAAACGAAGAACAAGGTAATAAAGACCCGGATAAAGGCATTACCATGGGACTTTTTTCATATCCGGTTCTCATGGCTGCCGACATCCTCATGTTTAATGCTAAAAAAGTACCCGTGGGCAAAGACCAGGTCCAGCATCTTGAAATGACAAGAGATATTGCTGCCAGATTTAACCATGTTTATAAAAAACTGTTTATCCTTCCCGAAGTGGTCGTGGATGAAACATCCTCGGTTCTCTCAGGTCTTGACGGCCGCAAGATGAGTAAAAGCTATAACAATTATATTCCGCTGTTTGATACGCAAAAACGACTTAGAAAAATGATCATGAAAATTCAAACCAATTCCCTGGGTCCGGATGAGCCCAAAGATCCGGATACCTGCACCCTTTTTTCAATCTATAAGGCATTTGCATCTGAATCCGAGACCCTTGAAATGTCAGAACGCTACAGAAGGGGAATCGCATGGGGAACCATGAAACAGGACTTGTTCGAATATATTGACAATATCTTAACAGAGCCAAGAAAGCATTATGAAGAACTGATAAAAAATCCATCTGATATTGATGCCATACTTAAAAAGGGTGCAATGAAAGCAAGAGAATTTTCCGTTCCCTTTCTTGAAAAAATAAGAACGGCCATAGGAATTGAGTCACTGGGTTAA
- a CDS encoding pseudouridine synthase, which produces MRLQKYLAHAGVCSRRKAEEYILQGYVKVNHQVVTELGTKIDPEQDQVFFDNKKVFLKQNVSKIYIAVNKPEGVVTSCSQQKTKIILDLINIDERVYPVGRLDKDSKGLVLLTNDGDLHNKLSHPSYNHEKEYVVTTGQPISDADLTHMAQGMVIDKIKTRKATVKRLSKNKFRIVLKQGRNRQIRKMVGKTGNKVDILQRIRMANINLGNLKEGKWRYLTPKEIKHLTQ; this is translated from the coding sequence ATGCGGCTTCAAAAATATCTGGCCCATGCAGGGGTTTGTTCCAGGAGAAAAGCTGAAGAATACATATTACAGGGCTATGTAAAAGTAAACCATCAGGTGGTCACAGAACTTGGAACAAAAATTGATCCTGAACAAGACCAAGTGTTTTTTGACAATAAAAAAGTGTTTTTAAAACAGAATGTTTCAAAAATTTATATTGCTGTGAACAAACCTGAAGGAGTTGTTACATCCTGTTCACAGCAGAAAACAAAAATCATTCTTGATTTGATCAATATTGATGAGCGGGTCTATCCTGTGGGTAGGCTGGATAAAGATTCCAAGGGATTGGTGCTGCTCACCAATGACGGAGACCTTCACAATAAATTATCCCATCCGTCTTATAATCATGAAAAAGAATATGTTGTCACCACTGGCCAACCCATATCCGATGCTGACTTAACCCACATGGCCCAGGGGATGGTGATTGATAAAATTAAAACCAGGAAAGCAACGGTTAAGCGTCTTTCAAAAAATAAATTCCGTATTGTTTTGAAACAGGGAAGAAACCGTCAGATAAGAAAAATGGTAGGCAAAACCGGAAACAAGGTTGATATTTTACAGCGAATCCGCATGGCAAATATCAACCTTGGAAATTTAAAAGAAGGAAAATGGCGCTACTTGACCCCAAAAGAAATAAAACATTTAACCCAGTGA
- the argJ gene encoding bifunctional glutamate N-acetyltransferase/amino-acid acetyltransferase ArgJ — translation MKGFKFAGIHAGIKKNDQKDLGLIYCEKPSVAAALFTRNKVIAAPVILGKEKIKIGVCRAVLANSGNANCFTGNQGIEDARACSKMVADCLDIEEDHVLVSSTGVIGANLPMDKFKTGVPDVVQQLSEDNVDQFADAILTTDTCRKIVNRSATIDNKKFSIMGIAKGSGMIRPDMATMLAYICTDIHISADDLNKCLSAANEKSFNRITVDGDTSTNDTLMAMASGTSEAQINDAGSKKIFQDMLDDVCFELAKMVVKDGEGATKLAQIIIKGAQTKKDAFKAAEAIAHSNLVKTAIYGEDPNWGRITAAVGRSGAHVVPEKIDLYFDDQALVLKGDWQGTEAEKKTSQIMKNSEITITLDLNLGQETDSFLFCDFSENYVKINADYRS, via the coding sequence ATGAAAGGCTTTAAATTTGCCGGTATTCATGCCGGGATAAAAAAAAATGATCAAAAAGACTTGGGGCTGATATATTGTGAAAAACCTTCTGTTGCAGCAGCTTTGTTTACACGGAATAAAGTTATTGCCGCACCGGTAATTCTGGGAAAAGAAAAAATTAAAATCGGTGTCTGCCGTGCAGTCCTTGCAAACAGCGGCAATGCCAACTGCTTTACGGGAAACCAGGGAATTGAAGATGCCCGTGCCTGTTCAAAAATGGTCGCAGATTGCCTTGATATTGAAGAAGATCATGTGTTGGTGTCTTCAACCGGTGTGATTGGTGCCAATTTGCCAATGGATAAATTTAAAACCGGTGTTCCAGATGTTGTACAACAGCTTTCCGAAGATAATGTGGACCAGTTTGCCGATGCCATCCTTACAACCGACACCTGCCGGAAAATTGTGAATAGAAGCGCTACAATAGACAATAAAAAATTTTCAATCATGGGGATTGCAAAAGGATCCGGTATGATCCGACCTGATATGGCAACCATGCTGGCGTATATCTGTACGGATATCCATATTTCAGCAGATGATTTAAACAAATGCCTGAGTGCCGCCAATGAAAAATCTTTTAACCGGATTACCGTTGATGGGGATACCAGCACCAATGATACACTGATGGCCATGGCAAGCGGTACTTCAGAAGCACAAATAAATGATGCCGGGTCTAAAAAAATCTTTCAGGACATGTTGGATGACGTCTGTTTTGAACTTGCCAAAATGGTGGTCAAAGACGGGGAGGGTGCCACCAAGCTTGCCCAGATCATTATTAAAGGTGCCCAGACAAAAAAGGATGCATTCAAGGCTGCTGAAGCCATTGCCCATTCCAATCTGGTCAAGACGGCGATTTACGGTGAAGATCCCAACTGGGGAAGGATCACTGCTGCGGTCGGCCGTTCCGGTGCCCATGTTGTTCCTGAAAAAATTGATCTTTATTTTGATGACCAGGCCCTGGTTCTAAAGGGCGACTGGCAGGGAACCGAAGCTGAAAAAAAGACCTCTCAAATCATGAAAAACAGTGAAATTACAATTACCCTGGATCTGAATCTCGGGCAAGAGACCGACAGTTTCCTGTTTTGCGACTTTAGTGAAAATTATGTAAAAATTAACGCAGATTACAGGTCTTAA
- a CDS encoding integron integrase translates to MKNRKLCLVKIFNCSFSTYCAIISSIMENKSKFRPNPKLKLMDQVREVLRYHHYAYRTEQTYTQWILRYVRFFGAKTHPRDLNARDIERFLSDLTLTQKVSASTQRQALNALVFLYRDVLDLPLDGKIQPVRSKKKFNLPTVLGREEIIRLFRHINGTHALMAKLLYGSGLRLMECVRLRIKDLDFNRKRIHILGKGNKWRSTILADPILSELQTHIKNVKALHQCDLEQGFGEVYIPEALGRKYKKAAMETQWQYVFPSKKRSIDPRSGRERRHHVMESGLQKAVKRAAGMADIDKRVTCHTLRHSLATTMLENGINIRVLQEIMGHSDVKTTERYTHVMDKDISRIISPLEGLNL, encoded by the coding sequence ATGAAAAATAGAAAATTATGTCTTGTTAAAATATTTAACTGCTCTTTTTCCACTTATTGTGCTATTATCAGCAGCATCATGGAAAATAAATCAAAATTCCGTCCAAATCCAAAATTAAAATTAATGGATCAGGTCCGAGAGGTCCTGAGGTATCACCATTACGCATATCGTACCGAGCAAACCTATACTCAGTGGATATTACGTTATGTCCGTTTTTTCGGTGCTAAAACACATCCTCGTGATCTTAATGCCCGTGATATCGAGCGTTTCCTGTCTGATTTAACGCTTACGCAAAAAGTATCGGCCTCAACCCAGCGTCAAGCCCTAAACGCCCTTGTTTTTCTTTACCGAGATGTACTGGACCTTCCCCTGGATGGAAAAATTCAGCCGGTTCGTTCAAAAAAAAAATTCAACTTGCCTACAGTACTCGGCAGAGAGGAAATTATCCGACTATTCAGACATATAAATGGAACACATGCTTTGATGGCCAAGCTCCTGTATGGTTCAGGGCTGCGGCTTATGGAATGTGTTCGTCTGCGGATCAAGGATCTTGATTTTAACCGTAAGCGAATTCATATACTCGGCAAGGGAAACAAATGGCGAAGTACTATTCTGGCTGACCCAATTCTTTCTGAACTGCAAACCCATATTAAAAATGTCAAGGCTTTGCATCAATGCGATCTTGAGCAGGGATTCGGTGAAGTATACATTCCAGAGGCTTTAGGCCGAAAATATAAAAAGGCTGCCATGGAAACCCAGTGGCAATACGTTTTTCCATCGAAAAAACGCTCCATAGATCCCCGATCAGGTCGGGAAAGAAGGCATCACGTCATGGAGTCCGGTCTTCAAAAGGCGGTAAAAAGAGCAGCGGGAATGGCTGACATTGACAAACGTGTCACCTGCCATACATTGCGCCACAGTTTGGCCACCACCATGCTGGAGAACGGAATCAACATCCGAGTGTTGCAGGAAATCATGGGCCATTCAGATGTCAAGACTACAGAGCGGTATACCCATGTGATGGACAAGGATATTTCCCGTATTATCAGCCCTCTTGAAGGTCTGAATTTGTAA
- a CDS encoding type II toxin-antitoxin system HicA family toxin — MNNRDIIRRLKSDGWILHHAKGDHHQFKHPAKKGKVTIPHPKKDLAIGTLRNIYRQAGWDWR, encoded by the coding sequence ATGAACAACCGAGACATAATTCGAAGGTTAAAAAGCGATGGATGGATTCTCCATCATGCTAAAGGAGATCATCACCAATTTAAGCATCCAGCTAAAAAAGGGAAAGTAACCATTCCTCATCCTAAAAAGGATTTAGCTATTGGAACTTTACGAAATATTTATCGGCAAGCCGGGTGGGATTGGAGGTAA
- a CDS encoding type II toxin-antitoxin system HicB family antitoxin, whose product MKYSIVIHKDPDSDYSITIPDLPGCYSAGETIEEAINMAQEAAECHIEGMLIDSEPIPTTTDIEKHKDDPNYKNGTWALIEVDISKLSLKSKRINITMPERLLRTVDQYAKKYGSSRSGLLSQAITEYMAAHQ is encoded by the coding sequence ATGAAATATTCCATCGTTATTCATAAAGACCCAGATTCAGATTATAGCATAACTATTCCTGATCTTCCGGGTTGTTACTCTGCAGGAGAGACTATCGAAGAAGCAATTAATATGGCACAGGAAGCAGCAGAGTGTCATATTGAAGGAATGCTTATTGATTCAGAACCTATTCCAACAACTACCGATATTGAAAAGCACAAAGATGATCCCAATTATAAAAATGGAACTTGGGCACTAATTGAGGTAGATATAAGTAAGCTCTCATTAAAATCGAAACGCATAAATATTACAATGCCTGAAAGATTACTAAGAACTGTTGATCAATATGCAAAAAAATATGGGTCCAGCAGATCAGGCCTACTGTCTCAAGCTATTACTGAATATATGGCTGCACACCAATAA
- the ltrA gene encoding group II intron reverse transcriptase/maturase: MIETNRRCILMDILPQQMEMFTALQITESPTESSRLMEFILERGNMFRALKRVRSNKGAPGIDNMTVDQLPGYLRRHWPKVKGKLLQGNYKPLPVKRKEIPKPDGGVRLLGIPTVLDRLIQQAVSEILQQIWDPHFSESSHGFRPGRSQHDAILQGKVYLLSGYTHSVNMDLSKFFDRVNHDRLMSRLAERIKDKRVLKLIRSYLTAGVMIDGVVVSAAEGTPQGGPLSPVISNIVLDELDKELEKRGHKFVRYADDFVIYLKSKKAAERVMKSVTRFITVKLRLKVNEEKSKVSRPWLDKFLGYTFISMCGKTKIRIHRKTIERFKERVRELTNRNCGLSLPQIIDKLNMYIRGWWNYYCLTEARHIFKSLNGWIIRRLRCVVWKQWKNPGTKIRNLLKRGIPFQYAVTCGNSRKKHWRMSRVKWVVMALPNKYFLSLGLFLPGN; this comes from the coding sequence ATGATAGAGACAAATAGGAGGTGTATACTTATGGACATATTGCCACAGCAGATGGAAATGTTCACAGCGTTACAGATCACCGAAAGTCCGACAGAAAGTTCCCGACTCATGGAGTTTATCCTTGAAAGGGGAAACATGTTCAGAGCATTAAAAAGGGTCCGTAGCAACAAAGGGGCACCTGGAATCGACAACATGACCGTTGATCAACTACCGGGTTACCTCAGACGCCACTGGCCCAAAGTTAAGGGAAAGTTGCTGCAGGGAAACTACAAGCCATTACCGGTGAAAAGGAAAGAAATTCCTAAACCCGATGGCGGAGTAAGACTGCTCGGCATTCCAACAGTTTTGGATCGTTTGATCCAGCAAGCCGTCAGCGAGATATTGCAGCAAATATGGGACCCGCATTTTTCTGAGTCCAGTCATGGATTCAGACCTGGAAGATCCCAGCATGATGCCATACTCCAAGGCAAAGTTTATCTGCTCTCAGGATATACACACTCTGTTAATATGGATCTTTCCAAATTTTTCGACAGAGTGAACCATGACCGCCTCATGAGCCGTCTGGCTGAAAGAATAAAGGATAAGCGGGTTCTCAAGCTTATCCGAAGTTACTTAACAGCCGGTGTCATGATCGACGGGGTGGTTGTATCTGCCGCTGAAGGAACTCCTCAAGGCGGCCCTCTTTCACCAGTGATCTCAAATATCGTTTTGGATGAACTGGATAAAGAGTTGGAGAAAAGAGGGCATAAATTTGTCAGATACGCTGATGACTTTGTCATATATCTCAAGAGCAAGAAAGCGGCCGAACGTGTTATGAAAAGTGTTACACGGTTTATAACCGTAAAGCTCAGGCTCAAGGTCAATGAAGAGAAAAGCAAGGTCAGCCGACCATGGCTGGACAAATTTCTCGGCTACACATTTATCAGTATGTGCGGCAAGACCAAGATCCGCATACACCGGAAAACAATCGAGCGCTTCAAAGAAAGGGTTCGAGAATTAACAAACCGGAACTGTGGTCTAAGTCTTCCCCAGATCATTGATAAATTGAATATGTACATCAGGGGATGGTGGAATTATTACTGTCTCACCGAAGCAAGACACATATTCAAGTCCTTGAACGGCTGGATTATCCGCCGCTTGAGATGTGTTGTATGGAAACAGTGGAAAAATCCCGGAACGAAAATCCGGAACCTGCTTAAACGAGGCATACCGTTTCAATATGCCGTCACTTGCGGAAATTCCCGCAAGAAACACTGGCGCATGAGCAGGGTTAAATGGGTTGTCATGGCTCTGCCAAACAAATATTTCCTTTCTCTTGGATTATTTCTGCCCGGGAACTAA
- a CDS encoding DUF3800 domain-containing protein translates to MKLIFFDEAKNDDGYPHYHIGGIGIDEEHLAEVEARINEVVEEAFGSSRLERGNELHATEIYHRKKNFKDWVNFKQRVALFDKLMQILSMPQLNLIDVQINAGKLWQNQVPDEVAFMFFCERANDLCKAQSCLGMLIGDRESDRVAERYAGSLSGYRAIGTDFAFGRDIKSLVDSVHFTHSHLSRFLQLADIYTWLLQFRNRNHGSDNFRHQAIFDIWDKEEITIYPSKYKEWPK, encoded by the coding sequence ATGAAACTGATTTTTTTTGACGAAGCAAAGAATGATGACGGCTATCCTCACTACCACATTGGCGGTATTGGCATAGACGAAGAACACTTGGCTGAAGTTGAGGCGCGCATTAATGAAGTCGTTGAGGAGGCATTTGGCAGCTCGCGGTTAGAACGCGGCAATGAACTTCATGCTACCGAGATTTACCACCGGAAAAAAAACTTTAAAGATTGGGTAAATTTTAAACAGCGAGTGGCGCTCTTCGATAAACTGATGCAGATACTTTCAATGCCACAGTTGAACTTAATTGATGTTCAGATTAATGCAGGAAAGCTTTGGCAAAACCAAGTTCCTGACGAGGTTGCTTTCATGTTCTTTTGCGAGAGAGCCAACGACCTTTGCAAGGCTCAGTCTTGCCTGGGGATGTTGATCGGGGATCGGGAGAGCGACAGGGTAGCCGAACGATATGCTGGCAGTTTATCTGGTTATCGGGCTATTGGCACAGATTTCGCGTTTGGTAGAGACATCAAAAGCTTGGTTGATTCTGTACATTTCACCCACTCTCACCTTAGCCGCTTCTTGCAACTGGCGGATATCTATACTTGGCTTCTCCAGTTTCGCAACCGCAATCACGGTTCTGATAACTTTCGCCATCAAGCCATTTTCGATATCTGGGATAAAGAAGAGATCACTATTTATCCGTCAAAGTACAAAGAGTGGCCGAAGTAA
- a CDS encoding type II toxin-antitoxin system HicB family antitoxin: MVIKNDHYTYRVTWSADDDEYIGLCAEFPSLSWLTETPEAALKGIRNLVADVVTDMKRNKEKIPKPIAIKNYSGKFMVRVPPDVHRTLAIKAAEAGVSLNRLASSKLSH; this comes from the coding sequence ATGGTAATAAAAAATGATCACTACACATACCGAGTAACTTGGTCAGCCGATGACGATGAGTATATTGGTCTGTGTGCAGAGTTTCCAAGTTTAAGCTGGTTGACTGAAACGCCTGAAGCCGCTTTGAAAGGTATCCGAAATTTAGTTGCCGATGTGGTAACGGATATGAAGAGGAATAAAGAAAAAATTCCTAAACCTATCGCTATTAAAAATTATAGCGGTAAATTTATGGTTCGTGTTCCGCCAGATGTTCATCGTACTCTTGCTATCAAAGCAGCAGAAGCTGGTGTAAGTCTAAATCGTCTTGCAAGTTCCAAATTAAGTCACTGA
- a CDS encoding IS91 family transposase, whose product MSAVQKIFQMYGPKYLTLYGDRMPKSHKKTIRDISACRKGSFGTMVYECDDCRNLHFIHCCCGNRHCPNCQQSKADQWLDQQMKKLLPTYYFLLTITLPQGLRDVVRSHQKLSYGALFSCTNEALKKLAQDTRFIGSDRIGYLAALHTWGGMLQYHPHLHIIIPGGALSDNDQWLSSRQDLFVHTKPLAVIFKAKFKDAIKKAGLLDKIDSAVWKQQWVIDSQAVGQGQNSLRYLSRYVFRVAISNNRIKSIENGVIKFLYKDREKKKWKTMALDAMEFIRRFLQHVLPKGFMKIRHYGFLNPNSALSIEKIRELISFIHDIIALFIKIPELEIPGIKCSHCGHDLKFIFFAKPEPRGRPG is encoded by the coding sequence ATGAGTGCTGTTCAAAAAATCTTCCAAATGTATGGGCCGAAATATCTGACACTTTATGGAGATCGAATGCCGAAGTCTCATAAAAAAACCATACGGGATATCAGTGCCTGCAGAAAGGGTTCCTTTGGAACAATGGTGTATGAATGTGATGACTGCCGTAATCTGCATTTTATTCACTGCTGCTGCGGCAATCGTCATTGTCCCAACTGTCAGCAGAGTAAAGCGGACCAATGGCTGGATCAGCAGATGAAAAAGCTGCTGCCGACCTATTATTTCCTGTTAACCATTACACTTCCCCAGGGCCTGCGGGATGTTGTAAGGTCTCATCAAAAATTATCTTATGGTGCCCTGTTTTCATGCACCAATGAAGCCCTGAAAAAACTGGCACAAGATACACGGTTTATCGGATCTGATCGAATCGGATATCTGGCAGCCCTCCACACATGGGGCGGCATGCTTCAGTATCATCCACATTTGCATATAATAATTCCCGGAGGTGCTTTATCTGATAATGACCAATGGCTTTCTTCCAGACAGGATCTGTTTGTTCACACAAAACCTCTGGCGGTCATTTTTAAAGCCAAATTCAAAGATGCCATAAAAAAAGCCGGGCTGCTCGATAAAATTGATTCCGCAGTATGGAAACAGCAATGGGTGATTGACAGCCAGGCCGTGGGGCAGGGACAAAATTCCCTGCGCTATCTTTCAAGATATGTGTTCCGGGTTGCCATCTCCAATAATCGTATTAAAAGCATTGAAAATGGCGTCATCAAATTTTTGTATAAAGACCGTGAAAAAAAGAAGTGGAAAACTATGGCATTGGATGCCATGGAGTTTATCCGACGATTCTTGCAGCATGTTCTTCCCAAAGGGTTTATGAAAATTAGACATTATGGATTTCTCAATCCCAACAGCGCATTGTCCATAGAAAAAATCCGTGAACTCATCTCATTCATCCATGACATTATTGCTCTTTTTATTAAAATCCCGGAACTTGAAATACCGGGTATTAAATGCAGCCATTGCGGGCATGATTTGAAATTTATTTTCTTTGCAAAGCCGGAACCAAGAGGCAGGCCCGGATAA
- a CDS encoding tyrosine-type recombinase/integrase, translated as MSNLIKRFKEDLQLAGYAKRSIQSYTSSVLRLQRFYNKPLEDITEEQLRQYWLCCQNEFGWSAATLRISYSGIQHFFTKTLVRSWNIFNDIKWKREQTLPTILSLEEVRKIIYALPTVQSHAFYLTLYSMGLRLREATTLQVKDILSDRGLVHIHGGKGAMDRTVPLPKITLLTLRKYYKTHRNSKWIFPALGRNGGKDAQYAKNHVSDSGVQGVLRSTLKRLKFKKHVHPHVFRHAYATHLLEANIPIRHVQKILGHKTLKSTMIYLHVTTQAQVDSNDKVSKVMQGVLS; from the coding sequence ATGAGCAATTTAATCAAACGTTTTAAAGAAGATCTCCAACTTGCCGGTTATGCAAAAAGGAGCATTCAATCCTATACCAGTTCGGTTTTAAGACTACAGCGCTTTTACAATAAACCATTAGAAGATATCACTGAAGAACAGCTCCGTCAATACTGGCTTTGCTGCCAGAATGAATTCGGCTGGAGCGCTGCTACTCTGCGGATCAGTTACTCTGGTATTCAGCATTTTTTTACCAAAACGCTGGTCCGGTCCTGGAACATTTTCAACGACATCAAATGGAAGCGTGAGCAGACCTTACCGACTATTCTGAGTCTGGAGGAAGTCAGAAAGATTATTTATGCCCTTCCCACTGTGCAAAGTCATGCATTTTATTTGACATTATATTCCATGGGACTGCGTTTAAGGGAGGCAACAACACTTCAGGTCAAAGATATTCTTTCCGACAGGGGACTTGTGCATATTCACGGTGGAAAGGGTGCCATGGACAGGACGGTGCCTTTACCCAAAATAACCCTGTTGACGTTGCGCAAATACTATAAAACCCATCGCAATTCAAAATGGATATTCCCTGCTTTGGGCCGCAATGGCGGTAAGGACGCTCAATATGCCAAAAATCATGTCAGTGACAGTGGGGTTCAAGGCGTTTTGCGATCTACTTTGAAACGCCTGAAGTTTAAAAAACATGTTCACCCTCATGTCTTCCGCCATGCCTATGCGACGCATTTGCTGGAAGCTAATATCCCCATACGCCATGTGCAAAAAATATTAGGCCATAAAACCCTTAAAAGCACCATGATTTATCTGCATGTGACCACACAGGCCCAAGTTGATTCCAATGACAAAGTTTCCAAAGTCATGCAGGGGGTGTTGTCATGA
- a CDS encoding ATP-binding protein yields MNYVICGPPGSGKTTYVKKESNSGDLIIDMDALSHAISGQPWYQKPSHILPFVKSVRDHLYKLIVEPPINGHFNNSWVINWGALAKDREQLKKLLNSKVIILETCEKECLRRIKNDSRRSDNIDSWEKLIKKWWNEYERQEGDTIIGFD; encoded by the coding sequence ATGAATTACGTTATTTGTGGTCCTCCTGGTAGCGGGAAAACTACTTATGTAAAAAAAGAATCAAATAGTGGTGATTTGATCATTGATATGGATGCTTTATCTCACGCAATATCTGGACAACCTTGGTATCAAAAGCCATCTCACATTCTACCATTCGTAAAAAGTGTTCGAGATCATTTGTATAAGCTGATAGTAGAGCCACCAATTAATGGTCATTTCAATAATTCATGGGTTATCAATTGGGGTGCCCTTGCTAAAGATAGAGAGCAATTGAAAAAATTATTAAATTCGAAAGTTATAATACTTGAAACTTGTGAAAAAGAATGTTTGAGGCGAATAAAAAATGATTCACGGAGAAGTGACAATATCGATAGTTGGGAAAAGCTAATTAAAAAATGGTGGAATGAATACGAACGACAAGAAGGCGATACAATAATAGGCTTTGATTAA
- a CDS encoding orotate phosphoribosyltransferase gives MDKSKSSFISLMWNAGAIKTSSIFENKDILFNSSGYATPIFIDVNAILSDVKLFEKIMKLLIEDNIHKISNIDIVCGVASGGLIPAWLAAKQLSLKLNKNIGTIYIKFENKIDFSSNNSISGLTKNQTGKCCNCLVIDDVVHYSRHSLASMDTLIEYGIKVRSVGSLVTYENPIATKNFSKYEITHFSFCSAREIIIFLHENALINNDVFQDLSSFIDNPSLWRKHNKLP, from the coding sequence ATGGATAAATCAAAAAGTTCCTTTATATCTTTAATGTGGAATGCTGGAGCCATAAAGACAAGCAGCATTTTTGAGAATAAAGATATACTCTTTAACTCTTCCGGGTATGCTACTCCTATCTTTATTGACGTAAACGCAATTTTATCAGATGTAAAACTGTTCGAAAAAATTATGAAGTTGTTAATAGAAGACAATATACATAAAATCAGCAATATAGATATTGTTTGTGGAGTAGCATCAGGAGGATTAATTCCAGCGTGGTTAGCTGCCAAGCAGCTTTCATTGAAACTTAACAAAAATATCGGGACAATATATATTAAATTTGAAAATAAGATAGATTTTTCATCAAATAATAGTATTTCCGGACTCACTAAAAACCAAACAGGAAAATGTTGTAATTGTTTGGTCATAGATGATGTTGTGCATTACTCTAGACATTCTTTAGCTTCAATGGATACCTTAATTGAATATGGAATCAAAGTCAGAAGTGTTGGCTCTTTAGTGACGTATGAAAATCCAATAGCAACCAAAAATTTTTCAAAATATGAAATAACACATTTTTCTTTTTGTTCTGCCAGAGAAATTATTATTTTTCTGCATGAAAATGCTCTTATAAATAATGATGTATTCCAAGATTTATCTTCTTTTATTGACAATCCGTCACTATGGAGAAAACATAACAAACTACCTTGA